A single Tenacibaculum sp. 190524A02b DNA region contains:
- a CDS encoding C10 family peptidase, with amino-acid sequence MKTKITLLSMLFLLCFNNTFADPIGKKKALLVAGKWINKAQQKNAKTASKKVVSIDEIQYKETLVYYVINYNNGGFVIVSADDSTKPILAYSDTGLFDQNLDNPTTKDLLNAYKSFVYESAQAQKASNKQAPNIGWNKILNPAKKRDQKRETIVAPFMDDILYTQSSGFNRFCPSDEDGQAIVGCVATAMSQVMRYWEFPTTGNSETSYNHRKYGNLSVNFAQQNYDWDNMSKTRADDENAKLSYHAGVAVRMNYGTSANGGSGAYTRDALSALKRNFKYNQGASMKYRYYYSDQDWYDLIKSQLDLKRPVLYSGRSKNLKDPDAGGAGHLFALDGYDSTDQGDFFHINWGWAGRSNGYFYLTEMITHGGKYNWIDNNAIMVDLYPTNLAPQFNTKASELTKVDEAYTYTFKVTDENRKDKVNVTLKQAPSWLTLNTTNGAYTLQGTPASINAGTHTIVIEATDGTNTTKNEFILTVLKDETYCSSKGNRIKYEWIDYVAFGDMTNSTGENGGYADFTDKVATVVSGTTNKLTVSAGFSGSTYPEHFAVWIDFNQNEIFEENEKVVTDFTNNGDNKTNDVLIPVEALLGTTKMRVSMKYKDAQTPCESFADGEVEDYVVNIVQTAARPNKKTTNNKNSIVEDQIKFSIFPNPTTNFIQVKAPTSLKNALYEVIDVNGRIIVRKEYTNTISVENLQSGMYYLRIFNDRNEYLKPFIKSVK; translated from the coding sequence ATGAAAACTAAAATTACCCTTTTAAGCATGTTATTTTTACTATGCTTTAACAACACTTTTGCTGATCCTATAGGCAAAAAGAAAGCTCTTCTTGTTGCTGGAAAATGGATTAACAAAGCTCAACAAAAAAACGCTAAAACAGCTTCTAAAAAAGTAGTTTCTATTGATGAAATTCAATACAAAGAAACCTTAGTTTATTACGTTATTAATTATAACAATGGTGGTTTTGTTATTGTTTCAGCAGATGATTCTACTAAGCCTATATTAGCATACTCTGACACTGGATTATTTGATCAAAATTTAGACAATCCAACAACAAAAGATTTATTAAATGCATATAAATCTTTTGTTTATGAAAGTGCACAAGCGCAAAAGGCAAGCAACAAACAAGCTCCTAATATTGGTTGGAACAAAATTTTAAATCCAGCAAAAAAAAGAGATCAAAAAAGAGAAACTATTGTAGCTCCTTTTATGGATGATATTCTTTATACTCAATCTAGTGGGTTTAACAGGTTTTGTCCAAGTGATGAAGATGGGCAAGCTATCGTAGGTTGCGTTGCCACAGCTATGTCGCAAGTAATGCGTTATTGGGAGTTTCCAACTACTGGTAATTCTGAAACTTCATACAACCATAGAAAATATGGAAACTTAAGTGTAAATTTTGCTCAACAAAACTATGATTGGGACAACATGTCTAAAACAAGAGCTGATGATGAAAACGCCAAATTATCATACCATGCCGGTGTTGCTGTTAGAATGAACTATGGTACTTCTGCCAATGGAGGTTCTGGCGCTTATACTAGAGATGCATTGTCTGCTCTTAAAAGAAACTTCAAGTACAACCAAGGTGCTTCAATGAAGTATAGATACTATTATTCAGATCAAGACTGGTATGATTTAATCAAGTCTCAATTAGATTTAAAAAGACCTGTTTTATATTCTGGTAGAAGTAAAAACTTAAAAGACCCAGACGCAGGAGGTGCTGGACACTTATTTGCTTTAGATGGTTACGACTCAACTGATCAAGGAGACTTTTTCCATATCAACTGGGGATGGGCAGGTAGAAGCAATGGATATTTCTACTTAACAGAAATGATTACACATGGAGGTAAATACAACTGGATTGACAACAATGCAATCATGGTTGATTTATACCCTACCAACTTAGCTCCTCAATTCAATACCAAAGCGAGTGAACTTACTAAAGTTGACGAAGCATATACCTATACATTTAAAGTAACTGATGAAAACCGTAAGGATAAAGTAAATGTAACTTTAAAGCAAGCTCCATCATGGCTTACCTTAAATACAACTAACGGTGCTTATACTTTACAAGGAACACCTGCTTCTATAAATGCTGGAACTCATACTATTGTTATTGAAGCTACAGATGGTACTAACACTACTAAAAACGAATTCATATTAACTGTTTTAAAAGATGAGACTTATTGTTCTTCTAAAGGCAACAGAATTAAATACGAGTGGATAGATTATGTTGCTTTTGGTGATATGACAAATAGCACAGGAGAAAATGGAGGTTATGCAGACTTTACTGATAAAGTAGCTACCGTTGTTTCTGGAACTACTAATAAATTAACCGTTAGTGCTGGATTTAGTGGTAGTACCTATCCTGAACATTTTGCTGTATGGATTGATTTTAATCAAAATGAAATTTTTGAAGAAAACGAAAAGGTAGTTACTGACTTTACAAATAACGGAGATAATAAGACTAATGATGTTTTAATTCCTGTTGAAGCATTATTAGGCACTACTAAAATGCGTGTATCTATGAAATATAAAGATGCACAAACTCCATGTGAATCTTTTGCTGATGGAGAAGTGGAAGACTATGTAGTTAACATTGTTCAAACTGCAGCTCGTCCAAATAAAAAGACTACCAACAATAAGAATAGCATTGTTGAGGATCAAATCAAGTTTAGCATCTTCCCTAACCCAACTACAAATTTTATACAAGTAAAAGCTCCAACTAGCTTGAAGAATGCTCTGTATGAAGTTATTGATGTAAATGGTAGAATAATTGTAAGAAAAGAGTATACTAATACAATTAGTGTAGAAAATTTACAATCAGGAATGTATTATTTAAGAATTTTTAATGATCGTAATGAATACCTTAAACCTTTTATTAAATCGGTTAAATAG
- a CDS encoding reprolysin-like metallopeptidase has product MKNKLFLVMLMASAALFSQNSNFWKKETASKNSASKSAIEKNLPTKNVYHLNIDALRNTLITAPKRSVNKKSNLIISFPNDKGDFENYRVFEASVLHPDLAAKYPNIKSYAGVNIKNAGDRIRFSISPDGLQSMRLSIDKPTIFIEPYSKTKQTYSVFSRSDKPKRIGGLNCTTEPETQTKSKKLGAVKKNADDGILRTYRIAVSTTGEYTTHHGGTIAGALAAINATMTRVNGLYESDFNVTMVVIPNTDTLIYTNASTDPYSNSLNSQLQTTLTNRIGESNYDIGHLFHKASNNGNAGCIGCVCVNGRKGSAFSSTTIPEGEVFDVDYVAHEIGHQFGGNHTWTFSRNEGTNVQMEPGSGSTIMGYAGITGASDVQSNSDPYFHAATIQQITDYVKTTSCQTNTTTGNNIPTVNAGSNYTIPRGTAFVLTGTATDPDSSDVLSYCWEQIDEDDAATKNPSVNATSGVAFRSYLPTTNTSRYFPRLETIKTGATSWQWEAVPNVSRDLNFRLTVRDNRAGGGTNNSDDMKVTVNASAGPFVVNSPNTNVSYAVGSTQTVTWNVAGTTGNQINAATVDILLSTDGGNTYPITLASGVSNDGSQDVTIPNQVGSQNRIMVKGSNHIFFDISNVNFTITGTVTCNATVPTGISASGISANGATISWNAVAGATYNVRHRQVGTSSWTTSNVSGTSTTISGLLASTQYEVQVRSQCPSNNSAFSASVNFTTTDGGGSTCESLPYSESFESNDGWTQATGDDGNWVRNSNGTPSNNTGPNSATNGSFYMFLEASSNNSSGEIGANATAILESPCFDLSGESSATITFSNHMYGNNIGSLTLQASTNGSNWTNLWTESGSKGNQWNNISVSLNAYIGGDVSLRFIGVTGNGWSSDIAIDNIKITSGNTTPPGCTSLNFNDYTISSFSNQDSSGNFSIEASGNALTLTNNTWKFINYNYTVTSNTVIEFEFSSTSEGEIHAIGFENDNSLTSSRYFKVYGTQNYGVTNFDNYTSGTKTYVIPVGDSYTGNMDRLVFINDNDSGSGNNSTFSNVKIYETSCTNSISKSVVAFGERIDVIGSEDENMLSSLKLSPNPVSKGETLKIFSYSNKAPNTTYTIVNMLGQTLDTGNLTKEGINTQKLTSGVYLVLLKNDFTSTSKRIVVK; this is encoded by the coding sequence ATGAAAAACAAACTATTTTTAGTCATGTTAATGGCTAGTGCTGCTTTGTTCTCTCAAAACAGTAATTTTTGGAAAAAAGAAACTGCATCCAAAAATTCAGCAAGTAAATCAGCAATTGAAAAAAACTTACCAACAAAAAATGTATATCATTTAAACATTGACGCATTAAGAAACACTTTAATCACAGCTCCAAAAAGAAGCGTAAACAAAAAGTCTAACCTAATTATTTCATTTCCTAATGATAAAGGGGATTTTGAAAACTATCGAGTTTTTGAAGCCTCAGTACTACACCCTGATTTAGCTGCTAAATACCCTAACATCAAATCTTATGCTGGTGTAAATATTAAGAATGCTGGTGATAGAATCCGTTTCAGTATTTCGCCTGATGGACTGCAAAGCATGCGCTTAAGCATTGATAAACCAACTATTTTTATTGAACCCTATTCAAAAACAAAACAAACATATTCTGTTTTTAGCAGATCAGACAAACCTAAAAGAATCGGAGGACTAAATTGTACAACAGAGCCTGAAACACAAACCAAGTCAAAAAAATTAGGAGCTGTTAAGAAAAATGCAGATGACGGTATTTTGAGAACCTATCGTATTGCAGTTTCTACAACCGGAGAATACACAACTCATCACGGAGGAACAATTGCAGGTGCTTTAGCTGCAATAAACGCTACTATGACTAGAGTTAACGGTCTTTATGAATCAGATTTTAATGTTACTATGGTAGTTATTCCAAATACTGATACTTTAATTTACACAAACGCTAGTACAGACCCATATTCAAATAGCTTAAATTCACAACTACAAACCACCTTAACAAATAGAATTGGTGAATCAAATTATGACATAGGTCATTTATTTCATAAAGCTAGCAACAATGGAAACGCTGGATGTATAGGTTGTGTATGCGTTAATGGTAGAAAAGGTAGTGCATTTAGCTCTACAACTATACCTGAAGGAGAAGTGTTTGACGTAGATTATGTAGCTCATGAAATTGGCCATCAATTTGGAGGAAACCACACATGGACCTTTAGTAGAAATGAAGGAACCAATGTACAAATGGAACCTGGAAGCGGATCAACTATTATGGGATATGCAGGAATCACAGGAGCCTCAGATGTTCAATCAAATAGTGATCCTTATTTTCATGCAGCAACAATACAACAAATTACTGATTACGTAAAAACTACTTCTTGCCAAACCAATACAACAACTGGCAACAATATTCCTACAGTAAATGCTGGAAGTAACTATACTATTCCTAGAGGTACAGCATTTGTTTTAACTGGTACTGCTACTGACCCTGATTCTTCTGATGTATTATCCTATTGCTGGGAACAAATTGACGAAGACGACGCAGCAACCAAAAACCCAAGCGTAAATGCAACTTCAGGTGTTGCGTTCAGATCATACTTACCAACAACAAACACCTCAAGGTATTTCCCTAGGTTAGAAACTATAAAAACTGGGGCTACTTCATGGCAATGGGAAGCTGTGCCTAATGTAAGCAGAGATTTAAACTTTAGACTGACCGTTAGAGATAATAGAGCTGGCGGTGGCACTAATAATAGTGATGATATGAAAGTAACTGTAAATGCAAGCGCAGGTCCTTTTGTTGTAAATTCTCCAAACACAAATGTAAGCTACGCAGTTGGAAGTACACAAACAGTAACTTGGAATGTAGCAGGCACTACAGGAAATCAAATTAATGCTGCTACAGTTGATATACTATTATCTACAGATGGCGGTAATACATACCCTATTACACTAGCTAGCGGTGTTTCAAATGATGGATCACAAGATGTAACAATTCCAAACCAAGTAGGAAGTCAAAATAGAATTATGGTAAAAGGAAGTAATCATATTTTCTTTGATATATCTAATGTTAATTTCACCATTACTGGAACTGTTACCTGTAATGCAACTGTTCCTACTGGAATTTCTGCTTCTGGAATCTCTGCAAACGGAGCCACAATATCATGGAACGCAGTAGCTGGAGCTACCTACAACGTAAGACATCGACAAGTAGGAACATCATCATGGACTACCTCTAATGTTTCTGGAACTTCAACAACAATATCAGGACTATTAGCCTCTACACAGTATGAAGTACAAGTTAGAAGTCAATGTCCAAGTAACAATTCAGCTTTTAGTGCTTCGGTAAATTTCACAACAACAGATGGCGGAGGCAGCACATGTGAATCATTACCCTACAGCGAAAGCTTCGAATCAAACGATGGATGGACTCAAGCTACTGGAGATGATGGTAACTGGGTTAGAAACTCTAATGGAACGCCTTCTAACAACACAGGCCCTAATTCTGCAACAAATGGTAGCTTCTATATGTTTTTAGAAGCTTCAAGCAACAATAGCTCTGGCGAAATAGGTGCTAATGCTACCGCTATTTTAGAAAGCCCTTGCTTTGATCTTTCTGGAGAATCTTCTGCTACGATTACATTTAGTAACCATATGTATGGCAACAATATAGGTTCACTAACATTACAAGCCTCTACCAATGGAAGTAACTGGACAAATTTATGGACAGAATCAGGAAGCAAAGGAAATCAATGGAATAATATTTCTGTTAGTTTAAATGCATATATAGGCGGAGACGTTAGTTTAAGGTTTATAGGAGTCACTGGTAATGGATGGTCTAGCGATATTGCTATAGACAATATCAAGATAACTTCTGGAAACACTACACCACCAGGTTGCACATCTTTAAACTTCAATGATTATACAATCAGCTCCTTTTCTAATCAAGATAGCTCAGGTAACTTTTCTATTGAAGCTAGTGGAAACGCACTAACATTAACTAATAACACATGGAAGTTTATTAATTACAATTACACAGTAACATCAAACACAGTAATAGAGTTTGAGTTTAGCAGTACTTCTGAGGGTGAAATTCACGCTATTGGTTTTGAAAACGACAATAGCCTAACATCTAGTAGATACTTTAAGGTATATGGAACCCAAAACTATGGTGTTACGAATTTCGATAATTATACCAGTGGAACAAAAACATATGTAATTCCAGTTGGTGATTCTTACACCGGAAATATGGACAGATTAGTATTTATAAATGATAACGATAGTGGGTCTGGAAACAACTCTACATTTTCAAATGTTAAAATTTATGAAACATCATGCACTAACAGTATTTCAAAATCAGTGGTAGCTTTTGGAGAAAGAATAGATGTAATAGGAAGTGAAGATGAAAACATGTTATCGTCTTTAAAACTTTCTCCAAATCCAGTATCCAAAGGAGAAACTTTAAAAATATTTTCATATAGCAACAAAGCCCCAAACACAACATACACTATTGTCAATATGCTTGGTCAAACATTAGACACAGGAAATTTAACAAAAGAGGGAATTAATACCCAAAAGTTAACTTCTGGAGTATATTTAGTCTTATTGAAAAATGATTTCACAAGTACCTCAAAACGTATTGTTGTAAAATAG
- a CDS encoding ABC transporter ATP-binding protein, which produces MIEVRGLHKGFSGVEILKGITTSFNPGETSLIIGQSGSGKTVFLKCLIGLHIPEQGTILYDGRMNTEMSIEDKRLFRQELGMVFQGSALFDSQTVEENVMFPLKMFTKQSDDEMLDRVNFVLKRVNLENSNKKFPAELSGGMQKRVAIARAIVMNPKYLFCDEPNSGLDPKTAIVIDNLIQEITDEYKITTVINTHDMNSVMEIGEKIVFLQNGRKAWEGSSKEIFKTDNEAVVDFVYSSNLFKKVRKAYLNDV; this is translated from the coding sequence ATGATTGAAGTAAGAGGATTGCACAAAGGTTTTAGTGGAGTAGAAATATTAAAAGGAATAACTACTTCTTTTAACCCAGGAGAAACAAGTTTAATTATTGGACAAAGTGGTTCTGGAAAAACAGTATTTTTAAAATGCTTGATAGGATTACATATACCAGAACAAGGAACAATTTTATATGATGGTAGGATGAATACCGAGATGTCTATTGAAGATAAAAGATTATTTCGTCAGGAATTAGGAATGGTATTTCAAGGTAGTGCACTGTTTGATTCTCAAACAGTGGAAGAAAATGTAATGTTTCCTTTAAAAATGTTTACCAAGCAGTCAGATGATGAAATGCTAGATCGTGTAAACTTTGTTTTAAAAAGAGTAAACCTAGAAAATTCAAATAAAAAATTCCCGGCTGAATTATCAGGAGGAATGCAAAAGAGAGTTGCTATTGCTAGAGCTATAGTAATGAATCCAAAATATTTATTTTGTGATGAGCCTAATTCTGGTTTAGATCCTAAAACAGCTATTGTAATTGATAATTTAATTCAAGAAATTACGGATGAGTATAAAATAACTACAGTTATAAATACACATGATATGAATTCTGTGATGGAAATAGGGGAGAAAATAGTTTTTCTCCAAAATGGAAGAAAAGCATGGGAAGGAAGTAGTAAAGAAATTTTCAAAACAGATAATGAGGCTGTAGTTGATTTTGTATATTCTTCGAACTTGTTTAAAAAAGTTCGAAAAGCATATTTAAATGATGTTTAG
- a CDS encoding ABC transporter permease, with product MLKQVFTKPQRARVFREALFREMEELGHKSIGIIAFISFFIGGVIALQTALNLESPFIPKTLIGFAAKRSVILEFAPTFCSIILAGKVGSYITSSIGTMRVTEQIDALEVMGINSLNYLVLPKIIATVLFYPFLIVLGMFLGIFGGWVAGILSGLFSGLDFITGVQMDFKPFLITYALIKTVVFAFLIATIPSYHGYYVKGGSIAVGKASTQSVVWTIVVIVIANYFLTQMLLT from the coding sequence ATGCTAAAACAAGTTTTTACAAAACCTCAGCGCGCAAGGGTTTTTAGAGAGGCTTTGTTTAGAGAAATGGAAGAGTTAGGGCATAAATCAATAGGTATTATTGCATTTATCTCTTTTTTTATTGGAGGAGTAATAGCTCTACAAACGGCTTTGAATTTGGAAAGCCCGTTTATACCTAAAACGTTAATTGGATTTGCAGCTAAACGATCGGTAATACTAGAGTTTGCTCCTACTTTCTGTTCTATTATTTTAGCAGGAAAAGTAGGCTCTTACATAACCTCAAGTATTGGAACTATGAGGGTAACTGAGCAAATTGATGCTTTAGAAGTTATGGGAATTAATTCGTTAAATTATTTAGTATTACCTAAAATAATAGCGACCGTTTTATTTTATCCTTTTCTAATTGTTTTGGGAATGTTTTTAGGAATTTTTGGAGGATGGGTAGCAGGTATTCTTTCTGGATTGTTTTCAGGGCTTGATTTTATTACAGGAGTTCAAATGGATTTCAAACCATTTTTGATAACTTATGCATTAATAAAAACAGTTGTTTTTGCCTTTTTAATAGCAACAATACCTTCTTATCACGGATACTATGTAAAGGGAGGTTCTATTGCTGTAGGAAAAGCTAGTACACAGTCAGTGGTATGGACAATTGTGGTTATTGTAATTGCAAATTATTTCTTAACCCAAATGTTATTAACGTAA
- the pafA gene encoding alkaline phosphatase PafA — MKKTFLFVSIVIILLTACKPQQKTTIKKTKLVVGIVVDQMRYDYLTRFAKKYSKNGFKRLLNQGYSLENAHYNYIPTYTAVGHTSIYTGTTPFNHGIIGNHWYDKYAKKSIYCVDDKKYNTIGNDGEGGKKSPYRMVTTTITDQLHLAQNMQGKTIGIAIKDRSAILPAGHTANAAYWFDGGSKGQWISSSYYMNKLPSWVTQFNNAKKADEYLNKPWETLYDINTYTESIADDNEFEATFKGQEKPVFPHDIPSLRSKNKNYNILKAIPAGNSFTTDFAKAAIIGENLGKSEYTDFLAVSYSSTDYVGHQFGVASKEIEDTYLRLDKDLADFFTFLDTEVGQGNYTIFLTADHAATQVPAYLQSVKIPAGYIKPVKFTNYLNNITKEYFKSEELIENVSNFQIFLNKEKIKSLKLNYEEVAQTIASEAINYKGIYKAVTAKTLQTTTFTNGILNTLQNGYNQKFSGDVLLVPNPSTIIYPKKGTTHGSGYSYDTHIPMIFYGNGIKQGTSNKKYDIIDIAPTIANLLEIEFPNGTTGKVVDEVLK, encoded by the coding sequence ATGAAAAAAACCTTCCTATTTGTAAGCATTGTAATTATATTACTAACAGCTTGTAAACCTCAACAAAAAACTACAATAAAAAAAACTAAATTAGTAGTAGGTATTGTTGTTGACCAAATGAGGTACGACTACCTAACACGATTTGCTAAAAAATATAGTAAAAATGGTTTTAAACGTTTATTAAACCAAGGATATTCTCTAGAGAATGCACATTATAATTACATTCCAACTTATACAGCTGTAGGACATACTTCTATTTATACAGGTACAACTCCCTTTAATCATGGTATCATTGGCAATCATTGGTATGACAAGTATGCTAAAAAGTCAATTTACTGTGTTGATGATAAAAAATATAATACTATTGGTAATGATGGCGAAGGAGGTAAAAAATCTCCGTATAGAATGGTAACTACTACCATAACAGATCAACTGCACTTGGCTCAAAATATGCAAGGTAAAACTATTGGAATTGCTATTAAAGATCGTTCTGCTATTTTACCTGCTGGGCATACAGCAAATGCCGCTTACTGGTTTGATGGTGGCTCTAAAGGTCAGTGGATTTCTTCTTCTTACTATATGAATAAATTACCTAGTTGGGTAACTCAATTTAACAATGCTAAAAAAGCGGATGAGTACCTTAATAAACCATGGGAAACTTTATACGATATTAATACCTACACTGAAAGTATTGCTGACGATAATGAGTTTGAAGCTACTTTTAAAGGACAAGAAAAACCTGTTTTCCCTCATGATATTCCTTCTTTAAGAAGTAAAAATAAAAATTATAACATATTAAAAGCCATTCCTGCAGGAAACTCTTTTACTACTGATTTTGCTAAAGCTGCCATTATTGGTGAAAACTTAGGAAAATCTGAATACACGGATTTCTTAGCGGTTAGTTATTCTTCTACAGATTATGTTGGACATCAGTTTGGAGTAGCTTCTAAAGAAATTGAAGATACTTATTTACGTTTAGATAAGGACTTAGCTGATTTCTTTACTTTTTTAGATACCGAAGTTGGTCAAGGTAACTACACTATATTCTTAACAGCCGATCATGCTGCTACACAAGTGCCTGCTTATTTACAATCTGTTAAAATACCAGCAGGCTATATTAAACCTGTTAAGTTTACAAATTACTTGAATAACATTACTAAAGAGTATTTTAAATCTGAAGAATTAATTGAAAATGTTTCTAACTTTCAAATTTTCTTAAATAAAGAGAAAATTAAAAGTTTAAAATTAAATTATGAAGAGGTTGCACAAACTATAGCTAGTGAAGCTATCAACTACAAAGGAATATATAAGGCTGTAACAGCAAAAACACTACAAACAACCACATTTACCAATGGGATTTTAAACACTCTACAAAATGGGTATAATCAAAAGTTTTCTGGTGATGTGTTATTAGTCCCTAACCCTTCAACTATTATTTACCCCAAAAAAGGAACAACTCATGGGTCTGGATATTCGTATGACACACATATTCCTATGATTTTTTATGGAAACGGAATAAAGCAAGGTACTTCTAACAAGAAATATGATATTATTGATATTGCTCCTACAATAGCTAATTTATTAGAAATTGAATTTCCCAATGGAACTACAGGAAAAGTTGTTGACGAAGTACTTAAGTAA
- a CDS encoding YqaE/Pmp3 family membrane protein produces MSLLRVLLAIFFPPLSVIGKGCGSIVIVFLLTLCGWVPGVIGALVILNNPN; encoded by the coding sequence ATGAGTTTATTACGAGTATTATTAGCCATATTTTTTCCACCATTATCAGTAATAGGAAAAGGATGCGGTTCTATTGTTATTGTGTTTTTATTAACTCTTTGTGGATGGGTTCCAGGAGTTATTGGAGCTTTAGTTATTCTTAATAATCCTAATTAA
- a CDS encoding T9SS type B sorting domain-containing protein yields the protein MITTITNTDDVVKKNVYFMHNVDPDNNVTLSDNYETNLKIISQSTVGNNISLVTSNQPAVGGIKDQDGSNVSLYSDDPRAKVSFGGFSNRNASDIWNGISVTNTVGASLYDDYAMSIAFNIGDISPKETKTFVYYYILKEIDKTFTPLIINIIPSNPTECNKSDGSLLFSGLEANESYNISYTENGILIPEATYTADNIGNIEFTNLREASYSDFKISFNGCVTSLKTTHTLSPPIKPLNPVFSSIPPSNCDGNNGEIIISGLVPGEETLVNYKIDGINIPTAKYTPNDEGKISIGDLKNAVISDFYLAYTSNSCPKTPSDRIVLNGTFPYTTTKIPDQFFCDEDFDYKTNIQLKLFDQITLGTLPKTDYSVTYHSSSDNAINNIPLDKDNYITTGIQSYDIFAKITNNDSKCYKLERFKITVNIPADFNIRDDFLCKVTDTNFYVPEINTYLDNKKHIFEWSLNNRPLGINSPNLKINQAGDYKVKVTTISSGCSIIKEARIIPSGEPDKVELILNSELFANNHVVTVKTSGRGNYLYRLNDGAYQKSNIFENVPAGQNIFYVLDENGCGEVNNSITIIDYPRFFTPNEDGHNDLWQIIGIDELKNPRIQIFDRFGKPLSILTKQDKGWNGIYNGRKLPKNDYWFVLFFTDKDGATQQFKAHFSLLY from the coding sequence ATGATTACCACTATTACTAATACAGATGATGTGGTTAAAAAAAATGTTTATTTTATGCACAATGTTGACCCAGATAACAATGTAACACTTTCAGATAACTATGAAACCAACCTTAAAATAATAAGTCAGTCAACTGTAGGAAACAATATTAGTTTAGTTACCTCTAATCAACCAGCTGTAGGGGGTATAAAAGATCAAGATGGCTCTAATGTAAGTCTTTATTCTGATGACCCTAGAGCTAAAGTAAGTTTTGGAGGTTTTAGCAATAGAAATGCTAGTGACATATGGAATGGTATATCTGTAACTAATACGGTTGGGGCTAGCTTGTATGATGATTATGCAATGTCAATAGCTTTTAATATAGGTGATATTTCTCCAAAAGAAACTAAAACATTTGTCTACTATTATATTCTAAAAGAAATTGACAAAACTTTCACACCTTTAATTATAAATATAATACCCTCAAACCCAACTGAATGTAATAAAAGTGATGGTTCTTTACTTTTTTCAGGCTTAGAAGCTAATGAAAGTTATAATATAAGTTATACTGAAAATGGTATACTTATACCAGAAGCCACTTATACTGCTGATAATATAGGAAATATTGAATTCACAAACCTAAGAGAAGCTAGCTATTCCGATTTTAAAATATCATTTAACGGTTGTGTTACTAGCCTAAAAACAACTCACACATTAAGCCCACCTATTAAACCTTTAAATCCTGTTTTTTCTTCTATACCTCCTTCTAATTGTGATGGGAATAATGGTGAAATTATAATCTCGGGATTAGTACCTGGAGAAGAAACCCTGGTTAACTATAAAATAGATGGAATAAACATACCAACAGCTAAATATACTCCTAATGATGAAGGCAAAATAAGTATTGGTGATTTAAAAAATGCGGTTATATCTGATTTTTATTTGGCTTACACCTCTAACTCTTGTCCCAAAACACCTTCTGATCGTATTGTATTAAATGGTACATTCCCATATACAACAACTAAAATCCCTGATCAATTTTTCTGTGATGAAGACTTTGATTACAAAACGAATATACAGCTGAAACTATTTGACCAAATAACATTAGGCACTTTACCTAAAACTGATTATTCTGTAACTTATCATTCTTCAAGTGATAATGCCATTAATAATATTCCCCTTGATAAAGACAATTATATAACTACTGGTATTCAGTCCTATGATATTTTTGCTAAAATCACCAACAACGACTCTAAATGTTATAAACTAGAACGTTTTAAAATTACAGTTAATATTCCTGCTGATTTTAATATAAGAGATGATTTTTTATGTAAAGTAACAGATACAAACTTTTATGTTCCTGAAATAAATACGTATTTAGATAATAAAAAACACATCTTTGAATGGTCTTTAAATAATAGACCTTTAGGCATAAATTCTCCTAATTTAAAAATAAATCAAGCTGGTGATTATAAGGTTAAAGTCACAACCATATCATCTGGTTGTTCAATTATCAAAGAAGCTAGGATTATCCCATCAGGAGAACCTGACAAGGTAGAGTTAATTTTAAACTCTGAATTATTCGCTAACAATCATGTTGTAACAGTAAAAACATCTGGAAGAGGAAACTACTTATATAGATTAAATGATGGAGCTTATCAAAAAAGTAACATTTTTGAAAATGTTCCTGCAGGTCAAAACATTTTTTACGTTTTAGACGAAAATGGATGTGGAGAAGTTAATAATAGCATAACAATTATAGATTATCCTCGTTTTTTTACCCCCAATGAAGATGGTCATAACGATCTATGGCAAATTATAGGCATCGATGAGTTAAAAAACCCTAGAATTCAAATATTTGATAGATTTGGTAAGCCTTTAAGCATACTCACTAAACAAGATAAAGGTTGGAATGGAATTTATAATGGAAGAAAGCTTCCGAAAAATGATTATTGGTTTGTTTTATTCTTCACAGACAAAGATGGAGCTACACAACAATTTAAAGCTCACTTCTCTTTACTGTATTAA